A portion of the Malania oleifera isolate guangnan ecotype guangnan chromosome 3, ASM2987363v1, whole genome shotgun sequence genome contains these proteins:
- the LOC131152375 gene encoding protein CHLOROPLAST VESICULATION produces MGMLITSCCCRMMINQPPPTPSKSSSALIPMSTQVSCWKNNTNEKLKRGRSRESELGMACACIVLIMEISSGGESRGLNLGIAMMNIGSDLQWQGAGVGALTAALDEYSSSNEAKAAGKLRWSDKRMCPPWRLNSLETIVPENLPRPSFRRRWQAVGTSSYPHHHQMMMIAPDVFSESLNTVSNANSCFSM; encoded by the exons atgggcaTGTTAATTACCAGTTGCTGTTGCAGGATGATGATCAATCAGCCCCCTCCAACTCCTTCCAAATCGTCTTCTGCTCTTATTCCCATGTCTACTCAAGTTTCATG TTGGAAGAATAATACGAATGAAAAATTGAAGAGGGGGAGAAGTCGGGAGAGCGAATTGGGGATGGCGTGCGCGTGCATTGTATTGATTATGGAAATAAGCAGTGGGGGAGAGAGCAGAGGCCTTAATCTTGGAATTGCGATGATGAATATTGGCAGTGATTTGCAGTGGCAAGGTGCGGGAGTAGGAGCACTCACGGCGGCGCTGGATGAATATTCGTCATCGAATGAAGCGAAGGCAGCAGGGAAATTACGGTGGAGCGATAAGCGAATGTGTCCGCCGTGGCGACTCAACTCATTGGAGACCATCGTGCCGGAGAACCTCCCCAGGCCTTCCTTCCGCCGTCGATGGCAGGCCGTCGGCACATCATCATACCCTCATCATCATCAGATGATGATGATTGCCCCTGACGTCTTCAGTGAATCTTTAAATACAGTTTCCAATGCCAACTCTTGCTTTTCCATGTAA